A segment of the Verrucomicrobiia bacterium genome:
CGGTAACCGTACGGTCGCTTACGGTAACCCACGGTAACCCACGGTAACCGAAACGCCCCCCGGACACAGCTTGGCCCTACCTCCCGGCCTAAAAGCGCCAGAGGACTGGCGCAGTCCAAGACGTTTCGCGCGGATTGGTACGGTCACTTCCAATAGCTGTAATCCAGGTGCGGAAAGATGTTGTCGGTTTGTTCAATGCCATTCAGCCACGCCTCGGCGATATGGTTATTGGCGAGCTGTTGATAGATTCGCGTGAAGCGCAGCAGATGGTCTTTGACTCGTTTGCGAGCATAGTCAGGATTGGTACCCGTTCGGAGAATGAACGGCCAATCGCTGGCCTGGGCCAGAAGAAGTTCGCGTCCGGCTTGCTTCAAGGCGCGGGCCTGGAGCGGGTCTGGCAAGCCGCTTTCGGATTGGCCATGTGCGCCAAAGCGGCGGGCCAATTGGGTCATGCGTTCCTGCGCCGCGTGGAGGTGGGGATAAATCCATTGGTTGGTTTCGTTGAGCCAGACGCGCCAGTAGCCTTCTTCACCCCAACTCGATGAGGCAGGCGCAGCCACCTGGTGTCGGTCGTGGCGGCGCAAGTAATCCGACGGGGTGATCAGCTCCAAAATCTTCTGATCGAACCAGGCCTTGCGGACAAAGAAATCGAGAAACTCAGGCCCCTCGTACCACCAATGGCCGAACAATTCAGCGTCGTATGGGGACACAACAACCGGCGGGCGGTTCAGGATAGCTCTCAAACGCTGAATCTGTTCGATGCGGACGGTAAGGAAATGGGCGGCGTGCTCAGCGGCAGTTTGGAGCGCGGCAGCTCGTTCATAGATTGCCTTATGCGGGCCGCTCTCGGTAATCCGGTGGTACTTGATTCCGGTAAAAGTGCGCCAATCGGGAGCAGCCCAATAGGGCTTGAGGTAATCCAAATCCAGGTCGAATCCGATGTCGCGATAAAAATCACGGTAACGCGGGTTGCCTGGATAGCCCTCCTGCCTGCTCCAAACCTGTTTGGCGGAAGCCAGGTCACGTCCAAAGGCGGCGATGCCCTTGTGACTCAGAACAGGCGCGAACATGCCGTATCGTGGGCGTGGTGTGGCGTGCAGGAGACCGTGGGAATCCACAATGAACCACTCAATCCCCGCCTCGCTCAAGACTCCTTCCAGTCCCTCAGCATAGGCGCATTCCGGAAGCCAAATCCCTCGAGGCGCCTGGCCGAAGCAGCTCTGGTACTGATCGCGGGCGGTAAGGATTTGGCCTCGCAACGAGGGCAAGTGCCCCGCTAACAGCGGCAAGAGGGCGTGGGTAGCGGCGCTGGTGATGATCTCCAATTGGCCCCGTTCCTGAGCCCGCCGGAAGGATGCCACGAGGTCACCCCCCTGTTGCTGATAAAAATCGCGGGTCGCAACGAGCCGCTCATGATACAACTGGGCCAGTTGGTGGTAGTCCTTTTCCCAAAGTGTCCGATGGATTTCCTTTTCGGCCAATTCGATCAGCTCATCCAAGTGACGCCGGTAACGGGTTTGGAGCAGGGAATCCTGCAACATCGCGCAGAGGGTGGGGGTCAGAGTAAAGGTCAGCCGGGCGCCGATGCCATCTTTTCGCCAGCCCTCGATTAATTGCATTAGCGGGATGTAGGATTCTGTGATGGTCTCGAACAGCCAGGTCTCTTCGAGGAATTTGTCGCATTCCGGATGCCGCACGAAAGGCAGGTGGGCGTGCAGCACCAGGCAGAGATAGCCTTGCATCAGTCGAGATGTTCGGCGGCAGGGGGCTTCAGCGCCGGGTCTTGCGGATGCGCCTCCACCGTTCCTGAATAGCTTGTGCTGCGATGAAACTCGAGGGCGGCCCGCCGCTCTTCGCCATGACTGGCGGTGGCCTGGATGAGCAATTGATAATCTCCGTCCGGGAGCGAAAACCGGTAGCTGAACGTGCCATCCGGGCGCAATCGGATGACTCGACCGCCAATTGTTACCTGCGCATCCGCTTTCGTGGCCCCATAAATCACCAGTTCGGCATTCACGTTGAACCAAAAACTCTTTTCCGGCCCTGGCGCAATGCCTGCCGGGCTGGAAATGCCCAGCGCGCCAAGGGCCTCGAGGATCGAGAGGCCCAAACCGCCACCCGGCGCGGACATCCCCAGCAAGGCCAGTTGGAGCGAGGGAATCTCTGGTTGCCCTCGGGCCATCTCCACCAGCTCAGCCGAGTTGGGCCACCCCCGGCGAACCAGGCTCCAACCGATCAGTTCAGCCAACGCCCGTTCTTGTTCCTCGGACCATGCTTCCGACACTGCGGGAAATACTTCCCGGCTCTTTTCCTCAACACGCTCGGTCTGGCTCGGTTCAAAGCGGTCCATTGCGAAGGGCTGAGCGGCCAGGAGCCACGCCTCGGCGCCCCCTTGTTCCGGCAGTGGGAAAGGTCTTTCTGGCGGCAGTTCTCTAATCGGCTCAGCGCGTTCTTCTCGTTGAGGTGGGTTGATTGGGACCGCTGCAGGCCCCACGGGCGTTTCAGCGGGCTTCGACTGGATCACTGCGGGTCTCGTCTCGGCAGAAGACGGACCGGTATCCACAACGGCAAACTGGACTGTTGTTTGCTCGGAAACTCTATCTCGGGGCGCCTGCACCGGTGCCGAGACCGCGATGCTCCGCCACATTCCGTCCGGCTGGTAAAAGCCAAGTTCAGCGAGGTATCCTGCACCTGGCTTTTCGATATGGATGAACCAGTGGCGTGATTCAGGGTGAACATGGAGCTCGGAAATGGGCGGCAGCTCCCGGCGCTCGAGATAAAGGCGAATCACCAGATGCCGGTGCGCCGAAAGCCCGTTAAAGCGCTGTTGCTGTTCCCACGTGAGGTCCCAATGCGCATACAGGCACCGCGGGTCCCGCGCCATCAGGGTCAGTCTGCCAGTTCCATAGGCATCCGGCAGCTCCTCGGTCTCCGCCCCCGGCGCTGCCATCAGTGGATTTGGGCTGAGGCTGAACTTTTGTCCAGGACCGCTCAAAGTGGCCACGTTCGGTTCATCTCCTTCGAGCAGTATCGGGGGTATCCTCAACTTTAACTTGGGTGCTGGAGCAGTTGGGGGGGAGCCCGATGGCAGCGCCCCTTTGGCCGCTTTCCTTTGTCCATCACGCGCTCTTTTCGATTTCATGCCCCTACAACTATCGCTCTGCCGGGAGAATAACGGATTTCGGGCAAGACAATACGTTGCTGTACCGGCAGGCGCAACGCCAATTTAAGCGACGCAGTAATCGGTTAGTGACGGCGGGGCGCTGCCGCCTAAAGGCGGCGTTCCGCGCGTCCGGAACGCCGGCTTCAGCCGGCAGCCCCGCAGTCACTGAGGCATTAGGCGACGCAAGAACAGAACATTACGACAAAAGGCTTGTCCTTGGCCTTGGGTTTGGAGTTGAATCCCTATGTGAAGCCTGTGTTCGACCGGTCACAACTCTTCAGGCCTATGACCTCTAAGCCGAGACTCCCATTGCATTCCCATCCCAGCCAGCCGCCCTTGAGCCGCTCCGTTTTGAATCGGCGGCAGTTTCTGAGGCGCTCGGCGCTGGCTGCCGGTGTGGTGGCTGTGCCCGCAATCATCCCGGGCTCGGCGCTTGGCCTCAACGGGGCTGTGCGCCCCAGCGAACGCATCGTGATGGGCGGCTTGGGTATTGGCAACCGCGGAAGCGACGACCTTCGTTGGATGCTGCCCGAGCGCGACATTCAGTTTGTGGCAGTTTGCGACGCCAAACGCGCGCAACGCGAAGCCGTCAAGCGCATTATCGACGGACACTATGGCAATAAGGACTGCGCGACTTACCGCGATATGCGTGAGTTCCTGGCCGAACGGCGGGATATCGACGCGCTGCTGATAGCCACGGGTGATCGGTGGCATGCCTCGGCTTCCATCATGGCGATGCGCGCAGGAAAGGATGTCTATTCAGAGAAACCCTCATGCATGACAATAGCCGAAGGACAGGCTGTGGTGGCAACAGCGCAACGCTATGGGCGCGTTTACCAAACCGGCACCCAGCGGCTTAGTGAAGATAACTTCACCGTCGCCAATGAACTCCTGCGCACTGGCCGATTGGGCAAGGTCCACACCGTGCGCGCCCATATCGCGCCTTGGGACGCGGCGGAGATGAAGTACGACTGGCTCGCGGCTGAACCGGAGCCGCCGCGTGAGGAAGTGGATTGGGACCAATGGCTCGGTCCCTGCCCCTGGCGCCCCTATAACAGCGCCTATACCCGCGGTGGGTGGCGCGGCTACTATGATTTCCACACGAGTTGCATCGGGGAATGGGGCGCCCACACGTTCGCCCAATGCCAGGTCGCCATCTCCGCCGCCAATACCTCAGCGGTCGAATACGGGTATGTGAACAACCCGACCGGTGACGGCATGGTCACCCGGTTCGCTAATGGCGTCGAGATGATCCTTTCCCGCGGAGACAAGTGGTGGCACGGCTCTTGTGGTGTCCGCTACGAAGGCGAGGAGGGCTGGGTCGCCATCGCCGACGGCTACCCTAAACCGGAAGTCTCCTCGCCAGCGCTGTTGCAGGATTCTTCGAAATTGGTCAAGGATTACATGGCGCGTACGGAGCGGCCCATGAGCCACGTGCGCAATTTCTTCGACTGCATTAAATCGCGCCGCCTAACAGTAGCCCATCCCGAGGTGATGTACCGCTCGATGTCCACCGTTCACGCCGCTAACATTTGCATGTGGCTGAAACGCGATTTGAAATTCAATCCGGCGAAAGCCGAATTCGTGAACGATGCGGAAGCCAACCGGCTGAGGTCACGCGCCATGCGGGAACCGTGGATCATCTGAACGCAGGAAATGGTTATGATAAACATCCGACTAAATCTGACGCTGGCAGCCGTCTTGTTGCTTGCCTCGTGGACTCCGGCGCCGGCCAATTCCGCCGAACCATCCGTCAAGGAGGAGGTCAAGCGACTGAGCGCCCTCCTCAAATCTGATGCGTCCCGAAAGGAAAAGGCCGATGCCTGCCGCGAGTTGGCTCGTATCGGGACAAGCGACGCGGTTGATTCTTTGGCGTCGCTTCTGCCCAATGAGGAGCTGTCCCACATGGCCCGCTACGGCCTCGAGACGATTCCCAGCTCGCGCGTGGACAAAGTCTTGCGTGAGGCCATGGGGACGCTCCAGGGCAGGCCATTGGTCGGTGTTATAGGAAGTTTGGGAGCGCGCCGCGATGCCAAAGCCGTGCCGGCGCTCACCAAACTGCTGGCCAATTCGGATACGGATGTCGCGCAGGCTGCAGCCCGGGCCCTGGGGAGTATCGGCAATTCATCTGCCGCAGAGGCATTGGAACGAGCGCTGACAGGGGGCCCCTCTCCGAATCAGCTCGCTATTTGTGAAGGTCTGTTCCGTTGTGCCGAAAACTTCGAGGCAACTGGCCACAGAAAACAGGCTCTCGCCATTTACGACCGGCTCCGCGCCACCTCGGCCCCGCACCAGGTCCGCACCGGCGCCTGGCGTGGCGCTATTCTCACCCGGGGCGAGCAAGGGCTGCCGCTCCTCCTGGAAGCCTTGCGCAGCGACGATTTTTCCCTGTTCGATGCCGCGGTCCGCACCTCGCAGGAAATGCCTGGACACGAGATTACCTCCGCACTCGGGGCCGAGCTCGGAAAGATGCCCGCCGACAGGCAAATCGTCCTGAGTCAGGCCCTGGGCAAACGCGCCGGCGCCGAGGCGCTGCCGTTCCTGTTTGATCTGGCCAGGAAGGGCCAACAGAACGCGCGGCTGGCTGCTATCCGGGCGCTGCCGGAGATTGCGGACCCGCTGGCGGTGCCTGTGTTGGTCGAGCTGACTCGCGACCACGATGAGGCGGTTGCCAAAACCGCCGTGGAGGCCCTGGGTGGTCTGCCCGGCAAAGAAGCCGATGCCGCCGTTCTGGCGATGTTTTCCCGCGAGGGGACCGACCGCCGCATTCTGGCGATGGACCTGATCGTGCGCCGCCGCCTCACCGGAGCTATTCCAAAGGTCCTTCTGGCGGCCGAGGACCTCGAACCGCGAGTCCGAGTTGCCGCTTTCCAGAAATTGGGCGAGCTGGCCGGGCCGGCCCAAATCCCATCCGTTCTTCGGATTCTGGAGCGCACGGCTTCAGCGGAAGATATCGATGGGGCTGAGCACGCCCTCATTGCTCTGGCGGCAAAAGCGCCCAACCCCAATGCCTGCGCTGACAGCGTCGTCTCGTGGCTGCCGCGGGTGAACTCTGCAAAACAATGCGCCCTGCTGCGCGTATTGACCTCCATCGGCGGCTCGGAGGCGCTCAGAACCGTTCGCAAATCTCTCAATAACCCTGATTTGGATGTGCATGAGGCCGCCGTGCGCAGCCTGAGTCTTTGGCCCACCCCGGATGCCGCCCCTGACTTGCTGGCCCTGGCCCGCAAGTCCGGCGGCTTGGCAGGCGATAACGTTTTAGCCCTGCGCGGCTATCTGCGGTTCGCCTCCCAGCCCGATGTGCCGGCTGCCCAACGCCTGGTGATGTGCCGCGAGGTCTCAAAGTTGGTGGAAAAGGCAGAAGAAAAGAGGCTGCTCCTGGCGGCCCTGGGTGGGATTCACCTGCCGGAGTCGCTCGCGCTCATCAATCCGTTTATCGACCAGCCTGAAACGGCACAAGAGGCCGGCAATGCTGTAGTGACCGTTGCCGAAAACATTCTCAAAGGCAAAGACGCCGCCAAACTCGCTCCCAAACTGATCGAACCGTTGCAGAAAGTCGCTCGAGGCAATCCCAATGCTGACCTCGCCAAACGCGCCCAAGCCCTGCTTGATCAGGCTCAAAAGAAAGGCGCAGGGAACTAGCGCAGCCCGGTGGGCAGTGCCTTTTGGAGTGGCCCTGGCAAGGCCGGCAAAGCGAGGCAAAGCGCCTTCTCTTTGCCCACATCTTCGTATCTCTCTATCTATCAGTTTCAGTTGACACTAAGCTCCACGAATAGTACCTATTAGGCAGTTTTCCCGTCGTTAGACATGCAGTGGCGCCACCGTTAGCCGCGCCTTGCTAGGGGGTTTGTCGCAGACGGGGCAGCGGCCATGATTGAGAGCACTTCAACGCCCTGCGGGAGTCTGTCCCAGAAGGACAGGTTCCACTTTTGCGCAGGGTTCCAACCACGATTTCTAATGCATATGAAAACAACGATGGTATTGTTTCTTACCGCGGTCGCCTGGGGCGTATGGGTGGTGGAAGCGGATGCCCAATCGCAGCCTTCTCGCGCTCTGTTTTTTCCCTCGAACCAGTGGCCGCCCGGACCAGGGTTGTACGTGGCGCCGCCTGGGAGCTGGATCGGCACCCCTGCAGGGGGCCTCATTGTGAGCAACCTGCTGCTGGGGAAATTCAGCGAAAGCGTTCCCGCTCCACCGCCCGGGACCAGCGTGACGCTAACGCTCGATGCTCAGGCGGATTTTGACCTGTCCGTTAATGGCGGCGGCACGTTCAGTCACGTGGCTGTTCCGGTGGAGTTGACGGTGAGCCTTACGGCCATTGGCATTCCCGGGGCGGGCAACGGCTACTCGACCGTGCTTGGGGAGTTCAAACCGCTGGGTCCGCTGCCCGGGAACCTGATGCTCCGCCAAAGCGGCAGCCAGGCCTCCACGGGCCAAGTAAACTTAACACCGGCGCCAGGAGGATCGGCCGGATTTCTGATAAGCAGTTTTTTCAATGTCTCCCTGGATTTCAGCGCCGATGGAGGCCAGACTTGGCAGGCGATGTCCCCCGCGCAGCACTTGGATTTGAGGGTGGACCCGGCGAATCCTTCTGAAGGCACACTGGTCTCCGAATCGACGCCATTATTTCCTGCTCCCGATGATGGGTTTCTGGTGCCGGCGGTGCAACGTGCTTCCTTTGGAGGCGGAATCGTAATCCAAGGGTTGCGGCAAACCCTGTTTTCAGCCGTCACCGATGGCACAGCGCTTGCCCTGGGCACAACACCGACCATACTGCCGTACACCGCAACTCTCAATTTCGCTCTCTCAGTGGATGGTGGAAAGACTTTCACTCAAACCCGAACCACGGCAAACATGAGCCTTTCTTTTGCCAAGATCAGTGAATCGGCCTCACGGCTGTTCGATGCTGAAATCACGCAAATGGATTTTTCCGCCACTGTGGCGGGGACCGCCTTGATGTTCCGCGAAAGCCCCAGCTTGTCTTCCTATGGCGGGGCCGAGCTGCGGAGCTTCGGCGATGGAAGCTTTCAGTTCAGCAGCTTCTTCGATGTATTCCTCGAATTGAGCACCGATGGCGGCCAGACATGGGCGCCCGCAAACAACGGTCCACTCCATCTTCAACTGCAACCGAACAGCCCACGTGGCCAATTTGCCTCCTCGAATCTGCCTACGCCCGGGGGCCAATACGTCCTGCCGGCGTTGGCTTATCAGACCGGTCCAAGGGCCGGTGTCCTGATAGCAGGCAACACCATAGGCGGTTTTTCAGCTTCTTCCCCGCCGCCCGCGGCAGGCCAGCCCCTGGTCCAAAGTTTCACAGCCCAAGTCAACCTGAGCATCTCGCTGGATGGCGGGGCCTCGTACACAGATGCCGCCGGCACGGCGGCCGTGACCATGCTGGTCACTCCAAGCGGTATCAACTGGGGTGATACTTCCTATTACAACGCAGTCCTGCAGCAGTTGAATGTAACCGGCCTGCCCCAGGGAATCATGCTGCGACAAAGCCCCACCCTCACCTCGACTGGCCGGCTCAGTATTACGCCGCAGCCCAATAGTGGTGGGTTTAAGGTGGACAGTTTCTTCGACGTCTTTACCGAGTTGAGCCTGGATGGCGGCCAGACATGGACGGCGGCCTCGAGCGCCGCGGCCGCAGCCCTTACCCCCTCACCAATCGGAGCGCCGCTAAGGATTACCTGTCCCGGCGATATGAGCGTGCTAGCCACCAGCGCTCAAGGGGCGGTGGTCACCTATCCACCGCTTCTTATCCAATATGGGGATTGTCCGTTCACCCCAAGCACGGTTGGCATCGCGTACTCGCCGCCCTCTGGGTCCCTGCTTCCGATAGGCCTCACGACCGTGACGGTGACCGCCGACAACGAATGCGGCGAGCACTCGACCTGCTCTTTCAACGTCCAGGTGCGGCCCAACCTGGCGCTGGCACGGGAAACTCTCTCCATCCGCCCCTTGTTGCCGCCACCGGGCGCAATGTTCCTCGAACCGGCTCAGTTTAGTCCCGTAACTGTTGGAGGAATTATTGTGAGCAATTTTACCCTCCGCAACTTTGCCAACGGCATCGTGCCTCCACCGGCGGGCAGCAGTGAGACACTCGAAACGCCTGCCACGGCCGAATTGGATTGGTCTCCAGACTACGGAGCGACGTTCCCCCATGCGAGCGTTCCGGCCAAACTCGTCCTGAACATCCAGGACAATGGCTCCGGCCAGCTTCCGGGCCAGGAGGTTTATTCTCTGAGCGTAGTGCGTTTGGACATTGCGGGAAGCAATCTGCCTCCCGCCGTGATGTTGCGCGCCAGCCTCACCCAGCCATCGAGCGGCCAGGCGGCCATTCGAACCGCGCCGGGAACCGGCATTGGCGGCAACCTGCTGATCGGTTTGCTGGACGTGTTTTTTGACGTGAGCACTGATGGCGGCCAGACATGGACCCCTGGTGATGGGAGCGTGCATCTGGAACTGCGCGCGGACCCGGCTGTCCAGACCCCTGTGCCGGAGTTTACGCCTTTGTGGCCGCCGCCTGCCGATCAGCTTGCCAGTCCACCCGGAGCGTCCGCTCTTTTCCCCGGGGGTATTGTCGTGAAGGATGTGCAACAGGGCTTCTTTTTAGGGCTGATCGACCTGACATTGTTGGACCCGAGTTCGCTCCCGATAGTGCAGCGATTCAACAGTGTCGTTCAATTGAAATGGTCTCAGGATGGAGGTCAGACCTTCAATGTGGCGCGTGTGCCGGCTCTCATTGGACTGCTCATGCAAGGCATCCGGCAAGGAGCCACTCAGATGTTCGATGCGCAGGTTACACAAATGGACATCGCTGGAGGCGATTTGTCTCAGAATGTGCGCCTACGGGTCAGCCCGACGCTGAGTTCGGACGGACAAGTTGCATTGCAAGGATTGGCTGACGGGTCGTTCCAGATAACCAGCTTTTTCGACGTGTTTCTCGAAGTGAGCGGCGATGGGGGCCAGACCTGGCAACCAGCCAGCAATGGGTCCCTGCATTTTGACCTGAAGGGCGCCAGCCAGGTGCTCTCGGTCGCCTCGCCGAACCAGCCGCCCAGTGGCGGCCAGTACGTCATACCCACAGGCGCGAAACAGACCTTTATGCTTCCAACGGGGGCAATCCTCGTTATTTCCAATGAAACCTGGTTCGGCTTCACCGGGTCCATCCAGCCACCGGCCTCCGGCCAAACCAATAGAATCGATTTTCGCAGCCAAGTGTCCCTTCAGCTTTCGCTTGATGGCGGCAACACGTTTAGTTCGTATAATGCCCCGGCTGCGGCGGTGGTCCAGCTTATCGGTGATGGCAACATCGACTGGGGAGACCGCCAGTTTCTGGACACACAAATCATCCAGTGGACCGTCGCGGGAGGCACTCTGCCTCAGGGCCTGGTTTTGAGGCAGAGTCTCACACAACCTTCGCTGGGACGCACCGGAATCTCAACGGATGCCACCGGCAGCTCCCGGGTGGAGAGCTTCTATAACTTTTCACAGGAATTAAGCCAGAATGGCGGCCAGAGCTGGAATCCGGCAGTAGAAGGCCCCACCTGGTTGGTGCTCAATTGGCCGCCAGGCTTCGCCCCGTACGGCGTGACTTGCCCGGCTGACATTACCGTCTATGCCACCAGCCCGGGCGGCGCGGTGGTCAATTACTCTCTTCCGCCAATGACGGTATTTCCAGATTGCCCGTTGTGTTGCTTCCAAACCACCTGCACTCCGCCCAGTGGCAGTCTCTTTCCGATCGGCACTACCACCGTCTTGTGCCAGGGCCACGACGGCTGCAATGAGAATCCCTCCTGTTCCTTTAATGTGACCGTGCTGCCGGGGTCGATAGTGGATGGCGTCGTTGCGGCGCCTTTGGGTAATGCTGACCTTAATCTCTCTCACGGCACCAACGGCCCTATCTCGATGGTGGTATCCAATATTGGCCCGAGTGGTCAGGATGGTTTCCATGTCAACCTGGGCGCAGCCGATTCCTTGGTGCTGAATTTCGACCCGTTTCCAAACTATGACATCACCGGGATGGTCAGCACCGTCACCGGTCCGTACGCGGGCGACCCCAATCATCTCCTGGGCACCAGCACCTATCAGGGTGGACCCAACGCGATGGTTATGGTTGATTTCTCCGCGATAGGCGCGACGTCGGTCGTGGCGCGGGTGACGGACGAAAATCACAACACCATCAGTTCTGAGCAAATTCCAAACGGTTCCTGGTTTAACGTCAATGACCTCTTCCCGCCGGGCTGCACCAACCCCACTTCGACCGTATGCACTATCACCATGGGGCCGGGGTTGACCTGCTGGCGCTTTTGCCGCTACGGTTGCACTTGCCAGGGGACCAACTGCACCATTGAACGGGTCGTATGCTTATTCGAATTGGCCCCTAGGCCTCTGGCTATCTCGGCCATCGATTTCACGGCGCAAAGCTCGAGCCCGCCTTCGGCGCTGATCATCCAAGACACGGAGGTGGGGATGTTTGGTAACCGGCACGTTGTCATCGGTGACGGCACTCTCCAGACCGATGGTGGCCTGTTGGTGGTCAACGGGATCGGCTCGAGTGGCAATGACGGCGTTGATCTAAACCTTAACCATGTTGGCGGAATAAGCCTTGCGTTCACCCCGTTGCGGCTCCTTGCCCCCAATGTGTGCCTTACCTTCAATGCCGTTGGCGACGTGAATGGTGTGCTGGGGGTCCAGGCGGGCTCGCTGTCGCTTGGCGGGAGTGGCGGGACCCTGACGTTGGACGGGGATTTCAGCGGCCTGGGCGCCAGCCAGGTGCGGGTCGAGGTTTATCTGAATTCTCAATTCCAGGGTGCAGGAACATTCGCTGTCGGTGGGGCGGGCAGCTTGACGCTCACCGGAAACCTGATTGGCGCCGGCACGCTGGCCGGGGGAACCGGCTTTTTTGCGCGGTTCGATTCTCCGGCGGGAGCGGGCGGTTCCGGCTTTATTTTCACCGGCGGCAACCTGAATCTGACGGGGGACGAAATTCACATCTTGGCCGCAGACCCAACAAACCGGCTCGGTGGATTGAACCAGGTCGGCATTCGCAGTTGTAACACCGGTCAGATTGGCATCGTGGGCGAACAGGTGACGCCCTTGATGGGCGGTCTGAATGTCGTGGGAGCCGGGACCCTCGTGCTCACCGGCCAGGGCGCTGCCGGCCAGAATTACAGGCTCGAAAGCGCGGGCACTCTCGGCATGCTGACGGCCTGGAGAACGCTCGCCACCACTCAATCCGACGACGAGGGCTACCTCCAACTCTCAGACACATTGTCGAACGGACAAACATTCTATCGCGTGGCGGTCCCGCCCCCGCCGGGGATTGATAATCTCAGTTTCCTCGGGCAACTGTACCAAAACCTGCTGGGGCGTTCTTTGGATGCCGGTTCACAGTCCTATTGGTTGAATTATCTCGCGACAGGCGGCAGCCGGAGCAACGTCGTGGCCAATCTCACAACCACAGACG
Coding sequences within it:
- a CDS encoding DUF4214 domain-containing protein, which produces MHMKTTMVLFLTAVAWGVWVVEADAQSQPSRALFFPSNQWPPGPGLYVAPPGSWIGTPAGGLIVSNLLLGKFSESVPAPPPGTSVTLTLDAQADFDLSVNGGGTFSHVAVPVELTVSLTAIGIPGAGNGYSTVLGEFKPLGPLPGNLMLRQSGSQASTGQVNLTPAPGGSAGFLISSFFNVSLDFSADGGQTWQAMSPAQHLDLRVDPANPSEGTLVSESTPLFPAPDDGFLVPAVQRASFGGGIVIQGLRQTLFSAVTDGTALALGTTPTILPYTATLNFALSVDGGKTFTQTRTTANMSLSFAKISESASRLFDAEITQMDFSATVAGTALMFRESPSLSSYGGAELRSFGDGSFQFSSFFDVFLELSTDGGQTWAPANNGPLHLQLQPNSPRGQFASSNLPTPGGQYVLPALAYQTGPRAGVLIAGNTIGGFSASSPPPAAGQPLVQSFTAQVNLSISLDGGASYTDAAGTAAVTMLVTPSGINWGDTSYYNAVLQQLNVTGLPQGIMLRQSPTLTSTGRLSITPQPNSGGFKVDSFFDVFTELSLDGGQTWTAASSAAAAALTPSPIGAPLRITCPGDMSVLATSAQGAVVTYPPLLIQYGDCPFTPSTVGIAYSPPSGSLLPIGLTTVTVTADNECGEHSTCSFNVQVRPNLALARETLSIRPLLPPPGAMFLEPAQFSPVTVGGIIVSNFTLRNFANGIVPPPAGSSETLETPATAELDWSPDYGATFPHASVPAKLVLNIQDNGSGQLPGQEVYSLSVVRLDIAGSNLPPAVMLRASLTQPSSGQAAIRTAPGTGIGGNLLIGLLDVFFDVSTDGGQTWTPGDGSVHLELRADPAVQTPVPEFTPLWPPPADQLASPPGASALFPGGIVVKDVQQGFFLGLIDLTLLDPSSLPIVQRFNSVVQLKWSQDGGQTFNVARVPALIGLLMQGIRQGATQMFDAQVTQMDIAGGDLSQNVRLRVSPTLSSDGQVALQGLADGSFQITSFFDVFLEVSGDGGQTWQPASNGSLHFDLKGASQVLSVASPNQPPSGGQYVIPTGAKQTFMLPTGAILVISNETWFGFTGSIQPPASGQTNRIDFRSQVSLQLSLDGGNTFSSYNAPAAAVVQLIGDGNIDWGDRQFLDTQIIQWTVAGGTLPQGLVLRQSLTQPSLGRTGISTDATGSSRVESFYNFSQELSQNGGQSWNPAVEGPTWLVLNWPPGFAPYGVTCPADITVYATSPGGAVVNYSLPPMTVFPDCPLCCFQTTCTPPSGSLFPIGTTTVLCQGHDGCNENPSCSFNVTVLPGSIVDGVVAAPLGNADLNLSHGTNGPISMVVSNIGPSGQDGFHVNLGAADSLVLNFDPFPNYDITGMVSTVTGPYAGDPNHLLGTSTYQGGPNAMVMVDFSAIGATSVVARVTDENHNTISSEQIPNGSWFNVNDLFPPGCTNPTSTVCTITMGPGLTCWRFCRYGCTCQGTNCTIERVVCLFELAPRPLAISAIDFTAQSSSPPSALIIQDTEVGMFGNRHVVIGDGTLQTDGGLLVVNGIGSSGNDGVDLNLNHVGGISLAFTPLRLLAPNVCLTFNAVGDVNGVLGVQAGSLSLGGSGGTLTLDGDFSGLGASQVRVEVYLNSQFQGAGTFAVGGAGSLTLTGNLIGAGTLAGGTGFFARFDSPAGAGGSGFIFTGGNLNLTGDEIHILAADPTNRLGGLNQVGIRSCNTGQIGIVGEQVTPLMGGLNVVGAGTLVLTGQGAAGQNYRLESAGTLGMLTAWRTLATTQSDDEGYLQLSDTLSNGQTFYRVAVPPPPGIDNLSFLGQLYQNLLGRSLDAGSQSYWLNYLATGGSRSNVVANLTTTDEYLQNLVKNLYQQLLHRAAQPNDLSYGVNFLQNGGTDEKLIAFLTGSPEYFTNRGNGSNAGFLEALYIDLLARPLDAVGQQFFLQQLNSGTTTAQVATEVLGSAEYRQDLVATFYWRFLQRAPTVAEVNAYSLFLGAGGTDEQLIDIIAGSAAF